A portion of the Sebastes fasciatus isolate fSebFas1 chromosome 2, fSebFas1.pri, whole genome shotgun sequence genome contains these proteins:
- the LOC141753436 gene encoding AN1-type zinc finger protein 3-like: MGDTGSEGSKPPSNVNVVPPRCLCGFWGSSKTMNLCSKCFADIQKKQPDDDCAPKASSSSSSSSSQADIFCNETNSSITQTLMSMPNTSEDPSPGETGAASLPAQDEVSSTDTVFSSLSTPTKRSFESASESESDVSPEKRARVGDMPEGEESSSSSLSASSSSSPRSGSKQRSRKRCHRCQTKLELVQQELGSCRCGNVFCMLHRLPEQHECLFDHLGRGRQEAVLKMVKLDRKVGRSCQRIGEECS; the protein is encoded by the exons ATGGGTGACACCGGGAGTGAAGGCAGCAAGCCTCCGAGTAACGTTAACGTCGTACCTCCACGCTGCCTCTGTGGTTTCTGGGG GTCGAGCAAAACTATGAATCTCTGCTCAAAATGTTTTGCAG ACATTCAGAAGAAACAGCCAGACGATGATTGTGCCCCAAAGGCCTCCTcaagctccagcagcagcagcagccaagcAGACATCTTCTGTaatgaaacaaacagcagcatcACTCAGACACTGATGTCGATGCCTAACACATCAGAAGACCCTTCGCCAGGAGAGACGGGAGCGGCGTCTCTACCTGCTCAGGACG aaGTATCCAGCACAGACACAGTCTTCAGTTCACTCTCCACTCCCACAAAACGCTCCTTTGAGTCAG CCTCGGAGTCAGAGAGCGATGTTTCACCCGAGAAGCGAGCAAGAGTGGGTGACATGCCAGAGGGTGAGGAGTCTTCATCGTCATCTTTGTCTGCGTCATCATCATCCTCGCCTCGCAGTGGCTCCAAACAGCGGAGCCGCAAACGTTGCCATCGCTGCCAAACCAAACTGGAGCTGGTTCAGCAAGAGCTGGGCTCCTGTCGCTGTG GTAACGTCTTCTGTATGCTCCATCGGCTCCCAGAGCAGCACGAGTGTCTGTTCGACCACCTGGGCCGCGGTCGCCAGGAGGCTGTCCTAAAGATGGTCAAGCTCGACCGCAAGGTGGGCCGCTCGTGCCAGCGCATCGGAGAAGAGTGCTCCTGA